A segment of the Bacillus pseudomycoides genome:
TTTTTGCTGCTTTTCGTCAGCTGAACCGCTTGTTGATTTTTCTTCTTTTTTACCTTTTTCGTCAGCTGAGCTATTTGTTGACTTCTCTTCTTTTTTACCTTTTTCGTCAACTGAACCATTTGTCGCTTTCGCTGCTCCTGCCTCTGCTTTTACATCTGTTGCAAGTTTGTTAAGGTAACGCTCTGGATTAACAGCTACGTTATCTTTACGTACTTCAAAGTGTACATGGGAACCTGCTTCCTTATTCATTGCGCTTAAACCGGATTTTCCTAATACTTCACCTTGTGCAACTTTTGCACCTTTTTCTATTTTTACACTGCCTAAGCTTTGATAAGTTGTTGCAAGACCATTTCCGTTATCAACTGTTACAACATAACCGAGAAGTGAATCTTTTTCCGCTTTTGTTACTGTACCGCTTAAAGCAGCTGTAACATCGAATTCCTTCCCGTTTTTCGCAGCAATATCAATTCCTTTATTAGGAGAATATGTGTTGTTATAAAAGACAAGTGCTTGTTCTTGCTCCTCTTCTGGTGCTCCATCTTCATAAAACTTCTTCTTCACAACAACATCTACATTCTTTGCAACTGGCATTTTCACAACTTCTGAAGATTTTGTTACAGGCACTACTGGCTCTTCTGTTTGACTATACGGCGTTGCTTGCTCCTTATTAGGCGCTTTCTTTGGATTAGCTGCCTGGAACCATAGAGCAACCGTCAAGATTACCGCTGCACATGCAATATAGATTGCCGGAAACACCCACCGTTTTTGAAATAAATGAACTACCTTCCGCGACTTTTTATTATTCCTTCCTCGCATTCTATCATCACCTCAGCAATCATTTTGAACAATATTCGTTCATCCTATACAACCTATAACTAATTACTTTTCGACAAATTCTGTAAAAATATGTATAGAAAACATAAAATTTCCGAGGAAATGATAGAAAAAAGAAAAAACTGAGCGGATTGGCTCAGTTTTTTAGTCTAGTTGTTTCTTTTTGTAAATGAAGAGGCAAATGATTATAGAAATAACTAACCAAATTGAGATATTTAATAGGTTTGTATCTATTGCAGAAAAACCTTTTCCCTTTACTACATTCACAACTGCATTAAAAATGTGATTTGTCGGTAAATAAGATAGAATTTTTTTCACCATTTCATTCTTTACAAGCTCACTTAATATTGGTCCCATTAATAAAATCATTGAAATCGGCGTCGTAATGACAGAAACTTGCACTAAGTTTTTAGCTAAAAGGGCAACGATTGTTCCAACTATAATGAATAATAGTGTTCCTAATACAATAACTGCCAATAACAAGAACATACTACCATGTAAAGTATTTAATAAGAATAAGCTTAGGAAACTTAAAATACCACTTAAAACGATAATCGGTAACGCCTTTCCAATAATTACTTCAATAGGAGAAGCTGGAGATAACATGAGAACACGTAATGTATGTTTTTCTTTCTCTTCAGCAATAAGGGTTGCCTGTGCAATTGTTGTAACCATACTTAATACCATTACAATTACAATTCCACCCATAAATTCTTTTGCATCATCCATTTGCTTATAAAATAGTGAGAGGCCGATTGGCAAGAGTGCCATTAATAGAATTTGTGCATTATTTTTTAAATCCTGCATCTCTTTACGTAAAATTGCTGATAATCTTCTCATTGAAAATGTCATAATTATAATCCCCTCCCAGTTACTTCAATAAAGATATCTCCTAGTGTTGGCTCATAAGAATGAATCGATAATAATTCACCATTTTTCATCCACTCAGAAATACGTTTTGCGCCTAATTCGTCTTTTTTCACTGTTTCTTTTTTCTTATCCTTTAGCACGACTTCGATTTTGTCTTTCGCGTATTTAAGTCTTAAATTTTCTGGTGTATCAAGTGCTACAATTTCCCCTCCGCATAAGAAGGCAATGCGGTCACAAAGCGTCTCTGCTTCATCCATATTGTGCGTTGTTAAGAAAATCGTTGTTCCTTCTCTATTTAAGTCCTTTAAGATGTTATGAATGTTTTGGACGTTTACTGGATCAAGTGCTGATGTTGGTTCATCTAAGAAGAGGATATCCGGTTTATGCAGAATTGCTCGTGCAAGTGTCACACGCTGCTTCATCCCTTTTGATAATTTTTTAACTGGTGTTTTTTTATCATCTAATAAATTCACTTGCGATAGCACTTCATCAATTCGTTCTTTTGGACAATCGTATAAATCGCAAAATAATAGTAAGTTATCATAAATGCTAAGTCTTTCATATAAGCCGCTGTTATCTGTTAAAATACCGATTCGTTTATAATCGATGCTGCTTGGTCCTGTAATATCTTTTCCTAGTACTTTCACTTTTCCAACACTATGAAGCAACTGAGAAGTTAAAATTTTCACTGTTGTTGTTTTCCCTGATCCACTTGGTCCAAGAAACCCGAAGATTTCTCCTTGCTTTACTTCAATACTTACATTTCGAAGTGCTGTTTTTTCATTAAAGGTTTTCATTACATCCTTCATTTCAATTGCCAATGTCATCTCGTCATCCCCTTTGTTTTTCTTTTATAGATAAAGTTGGCTTTAGCGACTCGTTTGTCGCCTCCACTTGTTGTGTTCGCTTTTCTTGATTCAATCATATGAAAAACAAAGAGGCCGTGCAGTAAAATACCGGTAAAAGGAGTATTTTTACTGGTGAATGAATCCTAATTCCCCCTCACTGGAGCATAATTTATAGTCCAATGACACCTTTTAATTCATCCATTCGACCTTTAGAAAGTGGAATGGAGCTTTTTCGTTCATCATCCAAAATTAAGCTAAAGCTATTACGAGTCCAAGTGATCACCTCTCGTACACGCTGTAGGTTAACAAGATAAGAACGATGACACCTAAAGAATCCAAATCCCTTTAACCTCTCTTCTAATTCACTTAATGTTAACG
Coding sequences within it:
- a CDS encoding ABC transporter permease, with product MTFSMRRLSAILRKEMQDLKNNAQILLMALLPIGLSLFYKQMDDAKEFMGGIVIVMVLSMVTTIAQATLIAEEKEKHTLRVLMLSPASPIEVIIGKALPIIVLSGILSFLSLFLLNTLHGSMFLLLAVIVLGTLLFIIVGTIVALLAKNLVQVSVITTPISMILLMGPILSELVKNEMVKKILSYLPTNHIFNAVVNVVKGKGFSAIDTNLLNISIWLVISIIICLFIYKKKQLD
- a CDS encoding ABC transporter ATP-binding protein; its protein translation is MTLAIEMKDVMKTFNEKTALRNVSIEVKQGEIFGFLGPSGSGKTTTVKILTSQLLHSVGKVKVLGKDITGPSSIDYKRIGILTDNSGLYERLSIYDNLLLFCDLYDCPKERIDEVLSQVNLLDDKKTPVKKLSKGMKQRVTLARAILHKPDILFLDEPTSALDPVNVQNIHNILKDLNREGTTIFLTTHNMDEAETLCDRIAFLCGGEIVALDTPENLRLKYAKDKIEVVLKDKKKETVKKDELGAKRISEWMKNGELLSIHSYEPTLGDIFIEVTGRGL